Sequence from the Guyparkeria hydrothermalis genome:
GGGCGATCACGATGCCACGCTCGAGTTCGTCGTTGATGGCCCACTTCGGCAGGGCGGCCACGCCGTGGCCGCTGGCGACCCACTGGGCGATCATTGCCGTCAGCTCCGACTGGCGGGAGCCGGCCGGTTCTACACCGGCCGGTTCGAGGAAATGGCGATAGATGTCGAGCCGTTCACGGTCGACCGGGTAGCCGATCACGGTCTGGTCCGCGAGCATTTCCGGCGCGATGTGTGTCTCGTCGGCGAGCGGATGGCCCGGTGACAGCGCCAGCACCACCGGGTAGCGGAACAGCGGTTCGAAGTGCAGCGCCGGGTCCTCGACCGGATCGGAACTCACCACGCCGTCGAGCTTGCCGTCACGCAGCGCGTTGATGGCATCGAAGCTGAACGACATCGACAGGTCGGTCTCGATCGATGGCCACTGCGTCCGATAGCGTTCCAGCGTCGGGATCAGCCAGGTGAAGCAGGAGTGGCATTCCAGCGCGAGGAACAGCCGTCCGGTCGCGCCGCCGGCGATCTGGCGCAGGTCGCGGTCGAGTCGATCGATTTCCGGCAGGATGCCATCGGCGGCCGCCAGCAGCCGCCTGCCGGCCTCGGTCAGTCGCATCGGTCGCGAGCTGCGTGAGAACAGCGGCGTTTCGTAATAGGTCTCCAGAGCTCGTATCTGGTGCGACAGCGCCGATTGCGTCAGGTGCAGCCGATCGGCGGCCGCGGCGAGCGAGCCGGTCTGCTCGATCGCGCGGATGGTCTTCAGGTGACGCAGTTCCAGGAACATGGGGGACCCTCAATAAAAAAAACCGGCCGGGTCGCCCCGGCCGGCTGCTCGCTCTCAGAGCGCGAGGAGTCAGTCCTCCCGCGGGCTCTTGAGTGTGACCAGCTCCTCGGCCGAGGTCGGGTGCAGGGCGACCGTGTTGTCGAAGTCGGCCTTGGTCAGGCCGGCCTTCACGGCCACCGCGAAGCCCTGCAGCATCTCGTCGGCGCCGTCGCCCACCAGGTGCAGGCCGGCGACGCGCTCCTCCTTGCCCACGCAGACGAGCTTCATCGCCGTCTTGAAGCCGTGGCCGGAAAGAGCGTAGCGCATCGGCGTGAAGCGGGTCTCGTAAATCGTGACCTCGTCCTTGCCGAACTGCTCGATCGCCTGCGGCTCGGTCAGCCCGACGGTGCCGAGCGCCGGGTGGGCGAAGACCACCGTCGGGATGGTGTCGTACTCGAGCATAGCCTCCTTCTGGCCGTCGAACAGCCGATCGGACAGCCGGCGGCCCGCGGCGATCGCCACCGGCGTGAGCGGGTACTTGCCGATGATGTCGCCGATGGCGTAGATGCCCTTCACGTTGGTGTTCTGGTAGGCATCCACCGGGATCATGCCGTTTTTCTCCACCTCGACGCCGGCGGCATCGAGACCGATGTCGTCGGTGTTCGGCTTGCGGCCGACCGCCCAGATCACCTGGTCGAACGGGCCGAGCTGCTCGCCATCGGCACCGTGGATGACGGTGCCCTCGTCGGTCTTCTCGAGCTTCGACACCTTGAACGGCAGGTGGGTCTCGATGCCCTGCTGCTCGAGGTTTTCGGTGGCCGTCTCGCGGATCAGCGGATCGAACGGCGCCAGGATGGTGTCGAGCATGTCGAGCAGGGTGACGTAGCTGCCCAACGAGCGCAGCACGCCGGCCAGTTCCACGCCGATGTAGCCGCCGCCGATCACGGCGGTGCGCTTGGGCAACTCGTCGAGCTCGAAGAAGCCGTCGGAGGTGATGCCGTGTTCGGCGCCCGGCACCGGCGGGACCAGCGGCCGGCCGCCGGTCGACAGCACGATGTGGTCGGCCGTGTAGGTGGTGCCGTCGACGTCGACCTTGTTGTCACCAGCCAGTCGGCCGTAGCCGTCGATCACCTCGAGCTTGAGGTCCTTGGCGTAGCCGTCCCAGAAGCGGTTGATGCCGGCGATGAACTCGCGGCGCTTTTTCGCCAGCGTGCCGA
This genomic interval carries:
- the gorA gene encoding glutathione-disulfide reductase; the protein is MSGKHFNMIVLGGGSGGLAVAERAAQYGKNVAVIEPTALGGTCVNVGCVPKKVMWYAANLAHDRADAADWGFPEATGGVDFGTLAKKRREFIAGINRFWDGYAKDLKLEVIDGYGRLAGDNKVDVDGTTYTADHIVLSTGGRPLVPPVPGAEHGITSDGFFELDELPKRTAVIGGGYIGVELAGVLRSLGSYVTLLDMLDTILAPFDPLIRETATENLEQQGIETHLPFKVSKLEKTDEGTVIHGADGEQLGPFDQVIWAVGRKPNTDDIGLDAAGVEVEKNGMIPVDAYQNTNVKGIYAIGDIIGKYPLTPVAIAAGRRLSDRLFDGQKEAMLEYDTIPTVVFAHPALGTVGLTEPQAIEQFGKDEVTIYETRFTPMRYALSGHGFKTAMKLVCVGKEERVAGLHLVGDGADEMLQGFAVAVKAGLTKADFDNTVALHPTSAEELVTLKSPRED
- a CDS encoding LysR family transcriptional regulator; this translates as MFLELRHLKTIRAIEQTGSLAAAADRLHLTQSALSHQIRALETYYETPLFSRSSRPMRLTEAGRRLLAAADGILPEIDRLDRDLRQIAGGATGRLFLALECHSCFTWLIPTLERYRTQWPSIETDLSMSFSFDAINALRDGKLDGVVSSDPVEDPALHFEPLFRYPVVLALSPGHPLADETHIAPEMLADQTVIGYPVDRERLDIYRHFLEPAGVEPAGSRQSELTAMIAQWVASGHGVAALPKWAINDELERGIVIARPLGDGMSSTMHMAVRRDEHRLPYMDAFLRLAREQAGQRLDDISLVRPSR